AGTTGCTCTGTTGATAAACTTGTTAAAACCATTGAAAATCCAATAACTACTCCTGACAGTCCCCTACCTGCCAAAAAATATCCTTGTGCTGAGTGTTCTTCATCCTTAGTTTTTAAATAAGATATGAAACCAATTAATGCTGTGACAAATACAAAACTTAAAATTGTCATTAACATATTTACACCTCCCATTTTTTATTACTTTATTTATACATTTTTTTTGAAAAACAAACAATATCTTAATTTTAACCACTATTTTTTTCTAAAAAATGTAATACTCCAAACTTTATACTAAATAGATACTTCTTATAAAGTTGTTATATTTGTTATGTTTATAAAAGACAAATAATTCTTGAAAAAAAATCATTTATATGATAAAAAATGAGCATAACAAATAATACAAATTTTAATACTCGAGGTGAGTAAAATAAAGAAAAACAATAGTAATTACGAAAGAATTTATAAAGAACTCAAAAAAAGTATCGAAAAGGGAAAGATAAAAGAGTTTGAAAAACTTCCTACTGAGATGCAATTATGTGAAAACTACGACGTAAGCAGAATAACTATTCGTAAGGCCCTGGAAAAACTTGAGCAGGATAATCTTATACAAAAGATTAGAGGAAAAGGTACATTTGTTACACCAATGCCTATTGTTCAAAACAAGTCAGGTTTAAATAAACTTTTTGATGATATCAAAAAATCTGGTAAAACACCATACTCTAAAATTTTATCTATTGGAATTTTTTCTCCAACAGAGGAGATACAAGAGAAAATGGAGATTACAACTGAAAATGTTCTTATTATTGAATGGGTTAGATACGCTGATAATGAACCCATACTTTATGAAAAAATACATTTTTTAGCAGAAAAACTTCAAGGGTTAGAAAAAATGGACTTATCTGACAAAAAGCTTTATGATATTTTAGAAAAAAAATATGGAATAATTTTTGAAAAAGGAGTTGAAAAATTTAGACCTTGTATATTAAATGAGGATTTACAAAAACTCATGAAAACTAAAAACTATAATTTAGGAATGGAAATTGAAAAAAAATTATGGTTTAATAATAAAATTTTTGAGTATACTTTAGCATACATAAGAGGGGATAGATTTATATATACAACAGAATATAAAAAATAAATTTTGGGAGGAATAATAGATGGAAAATATAGCAATTATTTTACTAGATCAAATTCGTACTGATATGTTAGGGTGTTATGGGCATAATATTGTCAAAACACCTAATATGAATAAATTAGCTGATGAGGGAGTTATTTTTGATAGAGCTTATACTCCTGCATCTGTTTGTTGTCCAGCAAGAACATCACTTTTCACAGGACAAATGCCAACAAATCATAAGATAATTAGAAATGTTGAAAAAGCTGAGGTACAAGATCCTAGCTTAAACAATCCAAATATAATTTCAGATTTAAAAGACCATAAAAAAATATATATTGGAAAGTGGCATGTTGGAGGAAATATTTTACCTAAAGATTTTGGATTTATTGGTCACAATTTTGATGGATATGGATATCCTGGAAGTAATGTTTATGAGAATATGGTTTTTGATCAAGGTCCTAAAAAAGAGGATAGATATGTAAAATGGTTAGAAGAAAAAGGATTTGAAACTCCTAAAGTTACAGATGAATATTTCGGAGAAAACCCTCATCTTAGAGTTCAAGAACTTTGTGGAAAACTTCATTGTCCTAAAGAAGCCACTCTACCATTCTTTGTAATTGACGAAGCTAAAAAGGAGATTTTACAAGCTAAAAAAGAGGGAAGACCATTTTTTATTTGGATGAATTTCTGGGGACCTCATACTCCATGTGTAGTTCCAGAACCTTATTACTCTATGTATAATCCTAATGATGTAATCCTTGATAAAAGTTTCTATGAACCTTTAAAAAATAAACCAAACCACTATAAAAACATCTCTCAAATGTGGGGAATGTGGGATGCTAGTGAAGATAGATGGAAAGAGGTTATAACTAAATTCTGGGGATATATAACTCTTATTGATGATGCTCTTGGAGAGTTCTTCCAATTCCTAAAAAATGAAGGACTTTATGATGATATATTTTTGACAGTTACTGCTGATCATGGAGATGCTATGGGAGCTCATAAGATGATTGAAAAAGGTGAGTTTATGTTTGAAACTACCTATAGAATCCCAATGATTATAAAAGATCCTAAATCTCCTAGAAAGGGAGAGAGAGAAAATGCCATGGTTTATTTACATGATTTAACTCCTTCATGTAGTGATCTTATCAATGGTAATTATTCTGACTTCTTTGATGGAAAATCTCTTCTTCCATTACTAAGAAACGAAGCATATGATAAAAGAAATGGAATTTTAGGACAACTTTCTGGTCATTTCGTATCTTTTGAACAAAGAATGTGGAGAAATGAAAGATATAAAATTGTTTTTAATGCAACTGATCTTTGTGAGCTTTATGATTTAGAAAAAGATCCTGAAGAGATTAATAACGTATTCTATGATGAGCAATTTAAAGATCTTAAAAAACAAATGTTAAAAGAACTTTATTGTGAAATGGTTGAAATTAAAGATCCCCTAGCAAATTGGCTTTATAGAATCATTAACTATCTATAAAATAATTTTTAGAAGAGTTTTTAAAGCTCTTCTTTTTTTATTTAAAAATATCTTGATTTTCAAAATATTTTATTATATAATCATACCAACAATAATTAAGGAGGTTTATTTATGAATATTGGTGTATTTTATGGAAGTACTACTGGAGTTACTGAACAAGTTGCTGAAAAATTAGGAAGTTTATTAGATGCAAAAGTATTTCACGCAGGTGATATCGAGAAGATTTTAGAATTTGATACTGCTATATTAGCAACATCTACTTGGGGAATAGGAGATATACAAGATGATTGGATTGGACCTTTGGAAAAATTAAAAAGCTTAAATTTAACTGGAAAAAAAATTGGAATTGTTGGAGTTGGAGATCAAGAAGCTTTCTCTTCTAGTTTTGTTAATGGAATGAGAGATTTATATGTTGCTGCAACTGAGGCTAACGCAACTATTGTTGGATCAACTTCAACTGATGGATACTCTTTTGATGAGTCAACAGCTATTGAAAATGGTAAGTTTATTGGTTTAGTTATTGATGAATCAAATCAAAGTAATTTAACAAATGAGAGAATTGAAAAGTGGGTTGTTAATTTTAAATAATTTATGGGGAGTGA
This genomic window from Cetobacterium sp. NK01 contains:
- a CDS encoding GntR family transcriptional regulator, whose amino-acid sequence is MSKIKKNNSNYERIYKELKKSIEKGKIKEFEKLPTEMQLCENYDVSRITIRKALEKLEQDNLIQKIRGKGTFVTPMPIVQNKSGLNKLFDDIKKSGKTPYSKILSIGIFSPTEEIQEKMEITTENVLIIEWVRYADNEPILYEKIHFLAEKLQGLEKMDLSDKKLYDILEKKYGIIFEKGVEKFRPCILNEDLQKLMKTKNYNLGMEIEKKLWFNNKIFEYTLAYIRGDRFIYTTEYKK
- a CDS encoding flavodoxin gives rise to the protein MNIGVFYGSTTGVTEQVAEKLGSLLDAKVFHAGDIEKILEFDTAILATSTWGIGDIQDDWIGPLEKLKSLNLTGKKIGIVGVGDQEAFSSSFVNGMRDLYVAATEANATIVGSTSTDGYSFDESTAIENGKFIGLVIDESNQSNLTNERIEKWVVNFK
- a CDS encoding sulfatase-like hydrolase/transferase — translated: MENIAIILLDQIRTDMLGCYGHNIVKTPNMNKLADEGVIFDRAYTPASVCCPARTSLFTGQMPTNHKIIRNVEKAEVQDPSLNNPNIISDLKDHKKIYIGKWHVGGNILPKDFGFIGHNFDGYGYPGSNVYENMVFDQGPKKEDRYVKWLEEKGFETPKVTDEYFGENPHLRVQELCGKLHCPKEATLPFFVIDEAKKEILQAKKEGRPFFIWMNFWGPHTPCVVPEPYYSMYNPNDVILDKSFYEPLKNKPNHYKNISQMWGMWDASEDRWKEVITKFWGYITLIDDALGEFFQFLKNEGLYDDIFLTVTADHGDAMGAHKMIEKGEFMFETTYRIPMIIKDPKSPRKGERENAMVYLHDLTPSCSDLINGNYSDFFDGKSLLPLLRNEAYDKRNGILGQLSGHFVSFEQRMWRNERYKIVFNATDLCELYDLEKDPEEINNVFYDEQFKDLKKQMLKELYCEMVEIKDPLANWLYRIINYL